The following proteins come from a genomic window of Coregonus clupeaformis isolate EN_2021a chromosome 2, ASM2061545v1, whole genome shotgun sequence:
- the LOC121532251 gene encoding CD40 ligand, translating to MINMYQTSLPPPPIPPRLDSVKSAPGPGHNKPLLGFLIGMIVLQMLLLLGGFTYLYHKENEYEEDFEHKYLDDMIVLRRLGECEKDSQSVLDCKELVEKYKNIMAKVSQVEGKAAKLTGSVPSYGAMARVIVKQPVADRPPTSKYLEWNIGHSVLRNVQYFKSSWLKVLQPGDYIIYSQVAFSKWHPKTLLASRVKLRKGEAGQEKDLMTSYCSLGDQNHTDLCTAFQGGVFSLEPKDQLSVWVTDPTLVNYEEGTTTFGLYKL from the exons ATGATCAACATGTACCAGACCAGCCTGCCTCCACCACCGATCCCCCCACGGCTAGACTCTGTCAAGTCAGCACCAGGACCGGGCCACAACAAACCTCTCCTCGGTTTCCTCATTGGTATGATAGTGCTCCAAATGCTGCTGCTACTGGGGGGATTCACCTACCTGTACCACAAGGAAAACGAG TATGAGGAGGACTTTGAACACAAGTACCTGGATGACATGATCGTCCTGAGGAGACTTGGGGAGTGTGAGAAAGACAGCCAATCAGTGCTGGACTGTAAGGAGCTTGTGGAGAAATACAAAAACATCATGGCAAAG gTCTCACAAGTGGAAGGAAAAG CTGCCAAACTCACTGGGAGTGTGCCCTCGTATGGAGCCATGGCACGCGTGATAGTCAAGCAACCTGTGGCTGACAGACCTCCTACAT CAAAGTATCTGGAGTGGAACATAGGCCACTCAGTGCTGAGGAACGTCCAGTACTTCAAGTCCAGCTGGCTGAAGGTTCTGCAGCCTGGAGACTACATAATTTACTCCCAGGTGGCCTTCTCCAAATGGCACCCCAAAACCCTTTTGGCCAGCCGCGTGAAACTGAGGAAGGGGGAGGCTGGACAGGAGAAGGACCTCATGACATCCTACTGCAGCCTGGGGGACCAGAATCATACAGACCTGTGTACGGCCTTCCAGGGAGGAGTGTTCAGTCTGGAACCTAAAGACCAGCTCTCTGTGTGGGTGACGGACCCCACCCTGGTCAACTATGAGGAGGGGACTACCACCTTTGGATTATATAAACTGTAG